aatttttgtttatttgctgggattctgctttgatctgtttcctatcccttataatcacttttgttgttaataaacttgtttgcaGTTTAACTtaaaccagtgtgcctttaactgaagtgtctgggggaaaatctcagcttggttagcCCAAGTGTGCATATTCCCCCCACATTCAGGAAGAGGCGAACCAGGTAAGAAATTATTACTGGTCGGTGTTTTGACCAGGGCAGGGTGGTGCAgctctggagtcccaggctgggaagctgctgATTATCTTGACTGTAGcttctctattgttggttcatgcagtggctggtcagagagccggCATGTAACTGTAGGAGGGTGTGTCTCTACCTGAGTGAATGCCGGAGGAAGTGTGAGAAggagcccagactggtgggtcagagggcacAGCGGAATCCTAATTCCAGGTAGCATACTGGGGGGAACCGATGAGTTATAGCAAAACATGCCTAAGACAGAGCAATGAATGGTTCTCagatttagaacataagaacagccaaactgcgtctgaccaaaggtccatctagcccagtatcctgctttccgacagtggtcagtgccaggtgcttcagaacaggtaatcatcaagtgatacattCCCTGTAACCCATTACCTTTTGAATGTACCATATTATTACTGGTTTATAGAAATAAACTTGACTAACATTGGTTATCtggtctcttgaatatatttgGTAAGGAACCAAAGTGGGTGAAGGGATTTACTATGCAGTTCATCAACACTAAGTAAAATTGTATTGGTTGCAATATAATTAAAGAGAGAATGGTATCTGTTGGACTGGGTTTGTGCACGTCATCAAATCCATACTTCCCCACAAGTCAACTTCACATCACCAACCAGCCCCCTACTGGGTAAGCTGTCACCCTGTTAGGAGATACAAAATAGAGTCCAAACCATTCTTTATCTCATTATGCTTCCTACGCTCTAGCATCTTGTATCTTTTAATCATGAGCCAGATCCAAAGTCCTTTGTACTTAAGGAAAAGACTCTCAGTCCTTGACTACAAGGGGGTTTGTTTCAGGCCCAGTACAGGCAAAGGCACCAGGTATTTTCTCCACATCTGCTATGGGTAGGAGCCATGTCTCCCCTGCCCACTCTCACAATACACAGTGGTAAACCACATTCACGTTTTACAATACAGCAATAAAGATACatattccctgtcacccattcccagcttcaaggaaacagaggctagggacaccatcccttcccatcctggttAACAGCGAttaatggacttatcctccatgaatttatctagtttatGGGTTGCTTGagtgtgtggaagtataacattgtataagtataacgttgtataaggggacatgctggatacattgtatatgagagggcatgccaaaacatgttacaaagtatctgagggagcacacttagggacagttagcttttgaatggagaggcaattaagatagagccagcacgtctaagaagcaggcatcagaatggaaggtgtgaagggcaattagttaagttaactggaagctgcaaaaggagattgttaagggtggcaggtaattgaagatacgtgactggtctcagggatctcgaagggtggtgactaaaatctttttcttcttttgtctgtaacttctctgtaacttgttctccaaaaaactgtataaattaaaagacacaagccccactcggggggctcacttctaaatgtattagcagagcagctttgctaataaaacagagtggtctgataaactGTGaatctgagtcaaactttgacaagtgtgtattttattttttaccacgTGAGTTTTATTGCTCctaaaaattttgaaacaaaatagtctctcttctttgtgtgtgtgtgtgtgtgcttttctggatttccatttttctttcaatGTACCATTGCCACGCCTGGTATAGACATAGTTTATATGGGCGCAACGTAAGTCAGTGGATGAAGAGATCAGAAGGTATGATCAGGAAATGTGTAGGGGAAAAGCAAGGAAGAGGTTTCACACTTGTTAGCTCGAATATCTTTGCTTTAACAGCAAGGATCTGCTACTTCTCTTTAAACATGTCTATATTTTATTACTCATAACATTTGGAGAAATaaaaaatctctttctctctctgtgtatttTTATCTCATTCTGTCTATATAACTCTTTCTTTTTCTCCggtttttcatttttctccaaGCACATTCTCCCTTCTGGATAAAAATGactcttttcatagaatcatagaatcatagaatatcagggttggaagggacccctgaaggtcatctagtccaaccccctgctcgaagcaggaccaattcccagttaaatcatcccagccagggctttgtcaagcctgaccttaaaaacctctaaggaaggagattctaccacctccctaggtaacgcattccagtgtttcaccaccctcttagtgaaaaagtttttcctaatatccaatctaaacctcccccactgcaacttgagaccattactcctcgttctgtcatctgctaccattgagaacagtctagagccatcctctttggaaccccctttcacgtagttgaaagcagctatcaaatcccccctcattcttctcttctgcagactaaacaatcccagctccctcagcctctcctcataagtcatgtgttctagacccctaatcatttttgttgcccttcgctggactctctccaatttatccacatccttcttgtagtgtggggcccaaaactggacacagtactccagatgaggcctcaccaatgtcgaatagaggggaacaatcacgtccctcgatctgctcgctatgcccctacttatacatcccaaaatgccattggccttcttggcaacaagggcacactgctgactcatatccagcttctcgtccactgtcacccctaggtccttttccgcagaactgctgcctagccattcggtccctagtctgtagcggtgcattggattcttccgtcctaagtgcaggaccctgcacttatccttattgaacctcatcagatttcttttggcccaatcctccaatttgtctaggtccttctgtatcctatccctcccctccagcgtatctaccactcctcccagtttagtatcatccgcaaatttgctgagagtgcaatccacaccatcctacagatcatttatgaagatattgaacaaaactggtcccaggaccgacccttggggcactccacttgataccggctgccaactagacatggagccattgatcactacccgttgagcccgacaatctagccagctttctacccaccttatagtgcattcatccagcccatacttccttaacttgctgacaagaatactgtgggagaccgtgtcaaaagctttgctaaagtcaagaaacaatacatccactgctttcccttcatccacagaaccagtaatctcatcataaaaggcgattagattagtcaggcatgaccttcccttggtgaatccatgctggctgttcctgatcactttcctctcatgcaagtgcatcaggattgattctttgaggacctgctccatgatttttccagggactgaggtgaggctgactggtctgtagttcccaggatcctccttcttcccttttttaaagattggcactacattagcctttttccagtcatccgggtcttccccggttcgccacgagttttcagtttctctcttcatgagttttcatttttatttcacttaCATTTCTTTATATGCGGTTGGATTCCAATCTCAGTTGCACTTGTGTAAATCCACATGAAGCTGATGCAATTTAACCTGGTGTAATTGTGAAACACGTGGTATGTTTTTAggagtggtttgtttttgtttgtgtgtttgttcgttgtgtgtctgtgtctgtttCTCAGCTACATCTATCAAATGGTGCAAATTTGTCTTTGAATCTGCTCTGATAGAAGACAGCTGGATAAACCTTCGTGCAAACCTCAGCCTCTTTAGTGTTTTGGTGTGTGCCTATGGGGTGTGTTTATACTGCATGTGGCAAGTGTAATTCCCTGCTCCGGTGACCTGCACACTCTGTCTTTGAGCTATGGAGATATGGTGCTAAAAAAGCAGTGTAGCCTGGGCAGCACAGACTAGCTGGCAGAGCTCAATCCCATCTGAGATCCTAGGTACGTCCACAGGCGGCCAATCCAAAGGGCTGCGTGTGCTGCCGTGTTCTCTCTGCTAATTTTATCCTGCTATCTTGATCCAAGCAAGTGTGTGTACCTCTACCcaaactgggaattacacctcccagctgcaggggagaCGTACCCGTGGTTGAACTCTCAATAGTTTTCATTTCCAATCTACTGATTTTTTGTTATGTCTTCTAGGTTTCTTGATATGACACTGAAGGGATAAAGATTTCAACATCCCAGCCTAAAGGTCTTTCTTTAAAGTTCAAGAGAGATTAAGGGAATTAGAGGGGACATTTCTGTGATCAGTAGGGTTCTATGCTCTTGGTTCACCTGTATTGGAAGCTCAACCTCTTAATTATATTAGGCTTCCTCTGTTTATTAACAACTTCATTCTTCTAGTGGAGAGATGCAGTTGTATGAGGTTACCTGCTCCAGGTTTCTGCTAGTGTATCCAACAGCACAAACTGACAGCGTGCACTCCATCAGTATTTAATGGTTTTCTTTTTCTAGATACAGATtatggagaaagcagaaggaagaaATCAAACACCAATCGTGGAATTCATCCTTTTAGGATTTGGGAATGTCCCTGAACTGCAGCCCCTTCTCTTCCTCGTGTTTCTAGTGATCTTCATTGTgactgtggcagggaacattCTCATTGTTGCACTAGTTGTGGCTGAttgccaccttcacacccccatgtacttcttcctggggaacttgtcctgcctgGAGATCTGCTACACCTCCACCTTGCTACCCAGGCTGCTGGCCAgcctcctgactggggacagaaccatttctgttaAGGGCTGCATTTTGCAAACATATTTCTTTGGTATTCTGTCAGCTACAGAATCTCTGCTGCTTGCGgcaatgtcttatgatcggtactTAGCGATATGCAATCCACTCCGTTATGCTGCTCTGATGAATGGCAGGGTTTGTTGCCAGCTAGTGGCAGGATCCTGGATAAGTAGCTTTCTAGGCTGCACcacaataaatattttcttgttcGAATCAAAGTTTTGTGATTCAAAAGGaattgaccatttcttttgtgatttttcaCCCGTGATAAAGCTGTCCTGTGGCGATACCCAGGCTGTGCAAGTGCTGACATTTATTGTCTCTGCCATAGGGACATTTGTGCCATGTCTACTGGTCCTGACATCCTATATTCGTATCATcaccaccatcctgagaatcccttccaccacagggaggcaaaaggccttttccacctgctcctctcacctcattgtggttaTAGTTTACTATGGGACACTGATTACTGTCTATGTGGTTCCAACAGCTAACACTCACAAGGTCCTACACAAACTCTTCTCTGTCTTCtacacagtcctgactcccatgATCAACCCtgtcatctacagcctgagaaacaaggaggTCACTGAGTCC
This sequence is a window from Eretmochelys imbricata isolate rEreImb1 chromosome 13, rEreImb1.hap1, whole genome shotgun sequence. Protein-coding genes within it:
- the LOC144273894 gene encoding olfactory receptor 10C1-like; the encoded protein is MEKAEGRNQTPIVEFILLGFGNVPELQPLLFLVFLVIFIVTVAGNILIVALVVADCHLHTPMYFFLGNLSCLEICYTSTLLPRLLASLLTGDRTISVKGCILQTYFFGILSATESLLLAAMSYDRYLAICNPLRYAALMNGRVCCQLVAGSWISSFLGCTTINIFLFESKFCDSKGIDHFFCDFSPVIKLSCGDTQAVQVLTFIVSAIGTFVPCLLVLTSYIRIITTILRIPSTTGRQKAFSTCSSHLIVVIVYYGTLITVYVVPTANTHKVLHKLFSVFYTVLTPMINPVIYSLRNKEVTESLRKAILKLIAFRKDIEP